One genomic region from candidate division KSB1 bacterium encodes:
- a CDS encoding N-acetylmuramoyl-L-alanine amidase, giving the protein MKARLGALLTIFAWTALALAHVPEGARKQMLRITFPARTDTVGGPRVRIAGSTLPHARVLINDRVVRVYPSGAFVDRVALAPGLNRIVVQAQDSAVSVTDTLQIYRIPPLAVSPTSPTQIDTNLVEPTVDMVLGNGDLVRVRFKGSPGGSARFTIDNLCKDAPMVELPPQEADGMVGIYQGMLRIKAERSLRPARVHYELRGADGKKAKAESKGTISVWDNTTPLVAEAVSETPMWNAPQGGAIIWSLLPGVRVEITGKIGSRYRARLSPQDVVWLNSADMRMLPLGTSVPRAVVGSMTQSVLDDRVQLTLDMTGKVPFRVEQSLNPAWIDLYLYGAHQGSQWLTYPERPVVIERVTWSQPAEGVYRLRVELDQKQQWGYRVMYGDQGLVLEVRRAPRIAKPPQSPVAGLIFVLDPGHGGEEPGAISPTGMMEKDVNLKWAKALAGMLRSAGAQVVLTREDDRTLSLKERVQIAQEARAHIFVMMHNNSVGEGADPLVRGTSTYYTQPHSQDLAWTVYPRLRQLGLPGFGKVFSSYFITRQTDMLYFLVEGAFMSNPEDEMLLMNDSFITQMAKAVFDGLEDFLRKQAQ; this is encoded by the coding sequence ATGAAGGCAAGACTTGGAGCCCTGTTGACCATCTTTGCTTGGACCGCACTGGCTCTGGCGCACGTGCCTGAAGGCGCGCGGAAACAGATGTTGCGCATCACCTTCCCGGCCAGGACCGATACGGTAGGGGGGCCGCGGGTTCGCATCGCAGGCAGCACGCTTCCCCATGCGAGGGTCCTGATCAACGATCGAGTGGTGCGCGTCTACCCCAGTGGTGCATTTGTGGACCGGGTGGCCCTGGCTCCAGGCCTGAACCGCATCGTCGTGCAAGCGCAAGACAGCGCCGTTTCGGTGACCGACACTCTGCAGATCTATCGCATTCCGCCGCTCGCGGTTTCGCCCACCTCGCCCACGCAAATCGATACGAACTTGGTGGAGCCCACCGTAGACATGGTGCTGGGTAATGGTGACTTGGTGCGCGTACGCTTCAAGGGGAGTCCGGGCGGGAGCGCGAGGTTCACCATTGACAATCTGTGCAAGGATGCCCCCATGGTGGAGCTCCCGCCGCAGGAGGCTGATGGCATGGTCGGCATCTACCAGGGGATGCTCAGGATCAAAGCCGAACGCTCGTTGCGGCCAGCGCGCGTCCACTATGAGCTGCGCGGCGCGGACGGCAAGAAGGCAAAGGCAGAATCCAAGGGAACCATTTCGGTGTGGGACAATACCACACCCTTGGTAGCCGAGGCGGTGAGCGAGACTCCGATGTGGAACGCACCCCAAGGTGGTGCCATCATATGGTCGTTGCTCCCAGGCGTGCGGGTGGAAATCACCGGCAAGATCGGTTCGCGCTATCGTGCCCGCCTTTCGCCTCAGGATGTGGTCTGGCTCAACAGTGCGGACATGCGCATGCTACCCCTGGGCACCTCTGTGCCCCGCGCAGTGGTGGGCTCGATGACTCAGAGTGTGCTTGATGATCGCGTGCAGCTAACGCTCGATATGACCGGCAAGGTTCCGTTTCGCGTGGAGCAAAGTCTGAATCCTGCCTGGATAGACCTCTACCTCTACGGCGCACATCAGGGTTCGCAGTGGCTCACTTACCCTGAGCGCCCGGTGGTCATCGAGCGTGTCACCTGGTCGCAGCCTGCAGAGGGGGTCTATCGCCTGCGGGTGGAGTTGGATCAGAAGCAGCAGTGGGGATACCGCGTCATGTACGGCGACCAGGGCCTTGTTCTGGAGGTGAGGCGCGCGCCGCGTATCGCCAAGCCTCCACAGAGCCCGGTAGCGGGCCTTATCTTCGTGCTGGACCCGGGCCACGGCGGAGAAGAACCGGGAGCCATCAGCCCCACCGGCATGATGGAGAAGGATGTCAACCTCAAGTGGGCAAAGGCCTTGGCCGGAATGTTGCGTTCCGCTGGTGCGCAGGTGGTGCTTACGCGGGAGGATGATCGCACCCTCAGCCTGAAGGAACGGGTGCAAATCGCCCAAGAGGCACGCGCCCACATCTTCGTGATGATGCACAACAACTCCGTGGGCGAAGGAGCAGACCCCTTGGTCCGCGGCACCAGCACCTACTACACCCAACCGCATAGCCAAGACCTTGCCTGGACAGTCTACCCGCGTCTGCGCCAGCTGGGGCTGCCCGGCTTTGGCAAAGTATTCTCTTCGTACTTCATCACCCGCCAGACCGACATGCTGTACTTCCTGGTGGAAGGGGCTTTTATGTCCAATCCCGAAGACGAAATGCTCTTGATGAACGACTCCTTCATCACCCAGATGGCTAAGGCTGTTTTTGATGGGCTGGAGGACTTTTTGCGCAAACAGGCGCAATAG
- a CDS encoding 2-hydroxy-3-oxopropionate reductase, with the protein MASMEKQHIGFIGLGIMGKPMAMNLLRAGYGLTVYNRSKAPVEFMVAQGAEAAASPREVAERSEVVITMVTDSPDVEEVILGPNGVAEGVRAGAVVIDMSTISPTVTRRIAAALEERGAAMLDAPVSGGDTGAKAGTLAIMVGGDKEVFERCLPIFQAMGKSIVHVGPNGMGQMTKLCNQVLVAVNNLATCEALLLASKAGLDPAVMIEAVKNGAAGSWQLANLGPKMIARDFAPGFMVRLQQKDLRLALEVARELHLPLPALSLVHQLFASCEAAGEGTEGTQALIKALERLALHRVQ; encoded by the coding sequence GTGGCTTCTATGGAAAAGCAGCACATAGGCTTTATCGGCCTGGGCATCATGGGCAAACCAATGGCCATGAATCTCTTGCGGGCCGGGTATGGTCTCACCGTCTACAACCGAAGCAAGGCGCCGGTAGAGTTCATGGTGGCGCAGGGAGCAGAGGCGGCGGCTTCGCCCCGGGAGGTGGCAGAGCGCAGCGAGGTTGTCATCACCATGGTCACCGACTCGCCGGACGTGGAAGAGGTCATCCTCGGACCAAACGGGGTAGCCGAAGGGGTTCGTGCCGGTGCGGTGGTCATCGACATGAGCACGATTTCGCCCACGGTCACGCGGAGGATAGCCGCTGCGCTTGAGGAGCGCGGGGCGGCGATGCTCGATGCACCCGTGAGCGGTGGGGACACCGGTGCAAAAGCAGGTACTCTGGCCATCATGGTGGGCGGTGACAAGGAAGTGTTCGAACGCTGCCTCCCCATCTTTCAGGCGATGGGCAAGAGCATTGTGCACGTGGGACCCAACGGCATGGGGCAGATGACCAAGTTGTGTAATCAGGTCCTTGTAGCGGTAAACAACTTGGCCACGTGCGAAGCGCTTCTCCTGGCCAGTAAAGCGGGGCTTGACCCGGCGGTGATGATTGAGGCGGTCAAGAACGGAGCGGCCGGCTCCTGGCAACTGGCGAACCTGGGCCCCAAGATGATCGCCCGGGACTTTGCCCCAGGGTTTATGGTGCGGCTGCAACAGAAGGACTTGCGGCTGGCCTTGGAAGTGGCGCGTGAACTGCATCTGCCGTTGCCAGCCCTAAGTCTGGTACACCAGCTATTCGCCAGCTGTGAGGCGGCAGGTGAAGGCACCGAGGGCACCCAGGCCCTCATCAAGGCGCTAGAACGCCTTGCCTTGCACCGCGTGCAGTGA
- a CDS encoding AAA family ATPase — translation MVLSRIHIKAFKSILELNTPLNPRINVLIGANETGKTNILRAIEAFSPGAQFDSSLTCQYSNHYYDNKCPEVELEFSGLSAENRRDLSAISKAFEEVQNFSVLKAGPAPEDYQVHIAGQVLEGVNIRRLLEVLPRLMYFDDIRLIKSQVDLQSLEENKSSFATERNLLQVAGLDDLALAFEDSSRGRRAREEAARALTEQIRRVWSQEPSIEIKLSVNRDILYIDVADSSTVFDTPEARSLGFRWYLSFYVHFMARTFQGRANEYLFLLEEPGIHLHPAGQKDLVRLIEDLSAKNQLIYTTHSPFMINRQHPERVLLVTKDKDGTRVDNQAYRQNWKPLRHSIGLMIGDLFFFEDSGVILELPGGKGGRGVLKRLRVWGSPSG, via the coding sequence ATGGTTCTGTCAAGAATACACATCAAGGCCTTCAAGTCGATCCTGGAGCTCAATACGCCCCTGAATCCCCGCATCAACGTGCTGATTGGGGCTAATGAGACTGGTAAAACTAACATCCTGCGTGCAATAGAGGCATTCTCTCCCGGAGCGCAATTTGACAGTTCCCTTACCTGTCAGTATTCGAATCACTACTACGACAACAAGTGCCCAGAGGTTGAACTGGAGTTCAGCGGTCTGAGTGCGGAAAACAGGAGGGACTTGAGCGCTATTTCCAAGGCATTCGAAGAGGTACAAAACTTCTCGGTGCTCAAGGCGGGGCCGGCCCCCGAGGACTATCAGGTTCACATCGCCGGTCAAGTTCTGGAGGGCGTCAATATACGGCGGCTACTGGAGGTTTTGCCGCGCCTGATGTATTTCGACGACATTCGCTTGATCAAGAGCCAAGTTGACTTGCAGAGCCTGGAGGAGAACAAGAGTAGCTTTGCCACCGAACGAAATCTCCTGCAGGTTGCCGGATTGGACGACCTCGCCTTGGCATTTGAAGACTCCTCCCGTGGTCGGCGTGCGCGCGAAGAGGCGGCGCGCGCCTTAACTGAACAGATACGACGTGTCTGGTCCCAGGAACCCAGCATCGAGATCAAGCTAAGCGTCAACCGTGACATACTCTACATCGACGTGGCAGACAGCAGTACGGTGTTCGATACCCCTGAAGCTCGCAGCCTCGGCTTCCGCTGGTACCTCTCCTTCTATGTGCACTTTATGGCCAGGACGTTCCAGGGAAGGGCTAACGAGTACCTCTTCTTGTTGGAAGAACCGGGGATCCACCTCCATCCGGCTGGACAGAAGGACTTGGTAAGACTCATTGAAGACCTCTCCGCGAAAAATCAACTCATCTACACGACGCATTCGCCTTTCATGATTAATCGTCAGCACCCAGAAAGGGTCTTGCTTGTGACGAAAGACAAAGATGGTACCCGCGTCGACAACCAGGCGTATCGTCAGAACTGGAAGCCGTTGCGTCACTCCATTGGTTTGATGATTGGCGACCTTTTCTTTTTCGAGGACAGTGGTGTGATCCTGGAGCTTCCAGGAGGGAAGGGAGGTAGAGGGGTGCTCAAGCGGCTTCGCGTCTGGGGCTCCCCCTCTGGCTAA
- the nadB gene encoding L-aspartate oxidase, which produces MTDSDHERCDFLVIGSGIAGLSFALKAADHGQVVVVTKKERAESNTNYAQGGIASVFGPDDSFDIHLEDTLRGGAGLCHEDVVRMVVAEGPQRVRELVQWGAEFTMRHEAGRTVFDLAREGGHSRNRIVHARDHTGAEVERALIAAVKDHPNILVLENHVAVDLLTEHQLGPEEEAKAKRLHCWGAYVLDVAQKRVRTFVAKATVLATGGCGQVYLHTTNPEIATGDGVAMAYRAGARIANMEFMQFHPTSLYRGPHATGRSFLISEAVRGFGGILRTSDGEDFMRRYHPMASLAPRDVVARAIDTEMKKRGEPCVYLDVTHLDAEAVKSRFPHIYETCLRHKIDITKEWIPVVPAAHYACGGVVTDIHARTNIAGLYACGEVACTGLHGANRLASNSLLEAVVFSHHAYQDAVAFAGQMRQPLPSFPAWDDSGTFNSEEWVLIAHDREEIQTLMWNYVGIVRSDFRLQRALRRVRLIQAEIEAFYKRTTVTEGLIELRNIAQVADLIIRCALRRKESRGLHFTTDYPQRDDINWKRDTILCRRRRFTAHTKE; this is translated from the coding sequence ATGACGGACAGCGACCACGAGCGCTGTGACTTTCTGGTGATTGGCAGTGGCATCGCCGGTCTCTCGTTTGCGTTGAAAGCCGCCGACCATGGGCAGGTGGTGGTGGTCACAAAGAAAGAGCGCGCCGAGTCCAACACGAACTATGCCCAAGGTGGCATAGCCTCTGTCTTTGGGCCTGACGATTCCTTTGACATCCATCTTGAAGACACCCTGCGGGGCGGGGCAGGACTCTGCCATGAAGATGTGGTGCGGATGGTGGTGGCAGAGGGGCCACAGCGCGTGCGCGAGCTGGTACAGTGGGGGGCCGAGTTCACCATGCGCCATGAGGCAGGACGTACAGTTTTTGACCTTGCCCGAGAAGGCGGCCATAGCCGCAACCGCATCGTGCACGCCCGAGATCACACCGGCGCAGAAGTTGAACGCGCGCTCATCGCTGCAGTTAAGGACCACCCGAACATTCTAGTGCTGGAAAACCACGTCGCCGTCGATTTGCTCACCGAGCACCAACTCGGTCCTGAGGAAGAAGCTAAGGCCAAGCGCCTCCACTGCTGGGGGGCCTACGTGTTGGATGTGGCCCAGAAAAGGGTGCGGACGTTCGTGGCCAAAGCCACCGTACTGGCCACCGGGGGGTGTGGACAAGTCTATCTGCATACCACCAACCCGGAGATTGCCACCGGCGATGGAGTGGCGATGGCCTATCGCGCCGGCGCGCGCATCGCCAACATGGAATTCATGCAGTTCCATCCTACCTCCCTGTACCGCGGGCCGCATGCTACAGGCCGTTCTTTCCTCATTTCCGAAGCAGTACGCGGCTTCGGGGGCATCCTGCGGACCAGCGACGGGGAGGACTTTATGCGACGCTACCACCCGATGGCCTCGCTCGCCCCGCGCGACGTGGTGGCAAGAGCCATCGACACCGAGATGAAAAAGCGCGGAGAGCCGTGCGTCTATTTGGACGTTACCCACTTGGATGCAGAGGCCGTCAAGAGCCGCTTTCCCCACATCTACGAGACCTGCCTCAGGCACAAGATCGACATAACCAAGGAGTGGATCCCAGTGGTACCAGCTGCCCACTATGCATGTGGGGGCGTGGTCACCGACATCCACGCACGGACCAATATTGCCGGCCTATATGCCTGCGGAGAAGTGGCCTGCACAGGTTTGCATGGGGCCAATCGTCTTGCTTCCAACTCCCTGCTGGAGGCCGTCGTCTTTTCCCACCACGCGTACCAAGACGCCGTGGCCTTTGCTGGCCAGATGCGGCAACCTCTGCCCTCCTTCCCCGCCTGGGATGACTCCGGAACTTTCAACAGCGAAGAGTGGGTTCTCATCGCGCATGATCGCGAAGAGATTCAGACCCTCATGTGGAATTATGTGGGGATTGTGCGTTCTGATTTTCGTCTGCAGCGGGCGCTGCGCAGGGTGCGGCTCATCCAGGCCGAAATCGAAGCCTTCTACAAGCGAACGACCGTGACCGAAGGGTTGATCGAATTGCGCAACATCGCCCAAGTTGCGGATTTGATCATCCGCTGCGCCCTCCGTCGCAAGGAGAGCCGAGGCCTTCACTTCACCACCGATTATCCCCAGCGGGACGACATCAATTGGAAGCGTGACACCATCCTTTGCCGCCGCCGTCGCTTTACCGCACACACCAAGGAATAG
- a CDS encoding SpoIID/LytB domain-containing protein → MSHHTPGMEPLVRIGMIRAADLVTFRLREPCTLYDASGEARTQLAAGTYQVSASAAVPAQIDYFVRLAIRDTKEEAQRAAVEYGEKGWPVTYRHAGLEVDLGATRVDNREYWVLAGPFANEHDAVDFRRQHEIPAVYLVVEQAVRKPRATLHCAGQSFENTVRLVPPAGKKGVITLANVVVGVEFHWQHLEDQTLFGALEVTVNNQGKLVAIDELLIEDYLASVNSSEMTVDCPPDLLRAQTVAARATVLATMGKHHAAEPFHLCADDHCQRYWGAGYVMEQSRAAAAATRGEVLMFRGKVCDARYSKICGGVAEDYANVWDERRVPYLVPFTDGRTAIPFPIDDEDKARAFIDSNPDVFCNTQRYPVPDSLGDSNRLFRWQVCYSREELQELIARKTGIEFGELVDLVPGARGASGRLMSLQVVGSRGTFVVGKELEIRRILSESHLYSACFYIERERDAQGRVRRFVLHGAGWGHGVGLCQVGATTMAAQGYDYRQILAHYYPGTELVKLY, encoded by the coding sequence ATGAGCCATCACACCCCAGGAATGGAACCGTTGGTGCGCATCGGAATGATACGCGCGGCGGACCTTGTCACTTTCCGGTTACGTGAACCCTGCACGCTTTACGACGCCAGCGGGGAGGCCCGGACCCAACTGGCGGCAGGTACCTACCAGGTCTCCGCTTCTGCTGCAGTTCCCGCCCAGATAGACTATTTTGTTCGTCTGGCAATTAGGGATACGAAAGAGGAGGCTCAGAGGGCAGCAGTCGAGTACGGCGAAAAGGGCTGGCCGGTCACTTACCGCCACGCAGGGCTTGAGGTGGACTTGGGTGCTACGAGGGTGGACAATAGAGAGTACTGGGTGCTGGCCGGACCGTTTGCCAACGAGCATGACGCCGTGGATTTTCGCCGCCAACACGAGATTCCCGCCGTCTATCTGGTCGTGGAGCAGGCAGTGCGAAAGCCCAGGGCTACCCTGCACTGCGCCGGCCAGAGCTTTGAGAACACGGTGCGCTTGGTGCCACCGGCCGGGAAAAAGGGTGTAATCACTCTGGCAAACGTAGTCGTCGGTGTGGAGTTCCACTGGCAGCACCTGGAGGACCAGACGCTGTTCGGCGCGCTGGAGGTCACCGTGAACAACCAGGGGAAACTGGTAGCCATCGACGAGCTGCTCATAGAAGACTATCTTGCCAGCGTGAATTCCTCGGAAATGACGGTGGATTGTCCTCCTGACTTACTGCGCGCCCAGACCGTTGCCGCCAGGGCCACTGTATTGGCAACTATGGGCAAGCACCATGCGGCCGAACCTTTCCATCTCTGCGCCGATGACCACTGTCAACGGTACTGGGGGGCTGGCTACGTGATGGAACAATCGCGGGCTGCTGCCGCCGCTACGCGCGGTGAAGTGCTCATGTTCCGGGGCAAGGTGTGCGACGCCCGCTACTCAAAGATCTGCGGGGGCGTCGCCGAGGATTATGCCAACGTGTGGGACGAACGACGCGTCCCTTACCTGGTGCCCTTCACGGATGGGCGAACAGCCATTCCATTTCCTATCGATGACGAGGACAAGGCGCGCGCCTTTATCGACAGCAATCCGGATGTGTTCTGCAATACCCAGCGGTACCCAGTGCCGGACAGTCTTGGCGACTCTAATCGTCTCTTCCGCTGGCAGGTCTGCTACTCGCGGGAAGAGCTGCAGGAGCTCATCGCCCGCAAAACGGGCATTGAGTTCGGGGAGCTGGTGGACCTTGTTCCAGGGGCTCGAGGGGCGTCCGGCAGACTGATGAGCCTGCAAGTTGTAGGCAGCCGAGGCACATTTGTGGTGGGCAAGGAGCTGGAGATACGCCGCATTCTCTCTGAGTCGCACTTGTACAGCGCCTGCTTCTACATCGAAAGGGAACGAGATGCGCAAGGTAGGGTGCGTCGGTTTGTCCTCCATGGCGCCGGCTGGGGGCACGGCGTGGGTCTGTGCCAGGTAGGCGCCACAACTATGGCCGCCCAGGGCTATGACTACCGCCAGATTCTCGCCCATTACTACCCAGGTACAGAGTTAGTGAAGCTCTATTGA